In Rhinopithecus roxellana isolate Shanxi Qingling chromosome 4, ASM756505v1, whole genome shotgun sequence, a single genomic region encodes these proteins:
- the CCN2 gene encoding CCN family member 2, whose amino-acid sequence MTAAGVGPVRVAFVLFLAFCSRPAVGQNCSGPCRCPAEPAPRCPAGVSLVLDGCGCCRVCAKQLGELCTERDPCDPHKGLFCDFGSPANRKIGVCTAKDGAPCIFGGTVYRSGESFQSSCKYQCTCLDGAVGCMPLCSMDVRLPSPDCPFPRRVKLPGKCCEEWVCDEPKDQTVVGPALAAYRLEDTFGPDPAMIRANCLVQTTEWSACSKTCGMGISTRVTNDNASCRLEKQSRLCMVRPCEADLEENIKKGKKCIRTPKISKPIKFELSGCTSVKTYRAKFCGVCTDGRCCTPHRTTTLPVEFKCPDGEVMKKNMMFIKTCACHYNCPGDNDIFESLYYRKMYGDMA is encoded by the exons ATGACCGCCGCCGGCGTGGGCCCGGTCCGCGTCGCCTTCGTGCTCTTCCTCGCCTTCTGCAGCCGG CCGGCCGTCGGCCAGAACTGCAGCGGGCCGTGCCGATGCCCGGCCGAGCCGGCGCCGCGCTGCCCGGCGGGCGTGAGCCTAGTGCTGGACGGTTGCGGCTGCTGCCGCGTCTGCGCCAAGCAGCTGGGCGAACTGTGCACCGAGCGCGACCCCTGCGACCCGCACAAGGGCCTCTTCTGCGACTTCGGCTCCCCGGCCAACCGCAAGATTGGCGTGTGCACCG CCAAAGATGGTGCGCCCTGCATCTTCGGTGGCACGGTGTACCGCAGCGGAGAGTCCTTCCAGAGCAGCTGCAAGTACCAGTGCACGTGCCTGGACGGGGCTGTGGGCTGCATGCCCCTGTGCAGCATGGACGTTCGCCTGCCCAGCCCTGACTGCCCCTTCCCGAGGAGGGTCAAGCTGCCCGGGAAATGCTGCGAGGAGTGGGTGTGTGACGAGCCCAAGGACCAAACCGTGGTTGGGCCTGCCCTCGCGG CTTACCGACTGGAAGACACGTTTGGCCCAGACCCAGCTATGATTAGAGCCAACTGCCTGGTCCAGACCACAGAGTGGAGCGCCTGTTCCAAGACCTGTGGGATGGGCATCTCCACCCGGGTTACCAATGACAACGCCTCTTGCAGGCTAGAGAAGCAGAGCCGCCTGTGCATGGTCAGGCCTTGCGAAGCTGACCTGGAAGAGAACATTAAG AAGGGCAAAAAGTGCATCCGTACCCCCAAAATCTCCAAGCCTATCAAGTTTGAGCTTTCTGGCTGCACCAGCGTGAAGACATACCGAGCTAAATTCTGCGGAGTATGTACCGACGGCCGATGCTGCACCCCCCACAGAACCACCACCCTGCCGGTGGAGTTCAAGTGCCCTGACGGCGAGGTCATGAAGAAGAACATGATGTTCATCAAGACCTGCGCCTGCCATTACAACTGTCCCGGAGACAATGACATCTTTGAGTCGCTGTACTACAGGAAGATGTACGGAGACATGGCGTGA